One region of Leptolyngbya sp. NIES-3755 genomic DNA includes:
- a CDS encoding amino acid adenylation domain-containing protein (similar to AA sequence:cyanobase_aa:Npun_R3433): MQDPIITGYKLSPQQQRLWALQASGDRYVAQCVIRLREIDVDRLHTALQAVMNRHDSLRTTFGRRAGMKQPLQVIHPVASVIWRHLDLSGEDSKTQASQIEQFITAEQGEFDSLEQLPLLRSLLLALSSQEFLLVLTLPALCADTKSLRNLLKDLFQAYTHNSTDQISPEEVVQYVQFSEWQNELLQENTTAESYWQRDSSTSMQLPFGLITPRITSFEPQVHSVPISPAINAQLHATAERYDVSIALFLLACWQVLIRRLTGQTEITTGVVWSYQQYEELETVVGLLSQSLPLKSCLTEEMLFSEVLRQIHQTWQEMEEWQDDFPGLKDQEFFPLSFEFFEQLPQSTPELFWKIDRQQVYSDRFDLKLNSFTQSGHLTIELQYNSNLFSTQAIACLASQLQTLLNSASQPECPIAQLNLLSAEDRNQLLVQWNNTAVDHPLNECLPQEFEQQVKRTPDAIALVFENHSITYRELNNQANQLAHYLQQCGAVPDVPIAIHLERSLDLIIAILGVMKAGSAYLPLDPALPTDGLEFRLQDAQVSLVITQRSLLNRLPESLSQVICLDHDRAAIAQSSSENSNLAIVPTNIAYIIYTSGSTGQPKGVAIEHRQILNYLHSISARLDFPSNASYAIASTLAADLSYTMLFPCLCSGGCLHIIAAERTCDAQALVEYFSQHPIDCLKIVPSHLQALLDCPDSSKILPRQRLILGGEVCRWSLIEQIQQQMPTCEIFNHYGPTETTVGALTHAVKPESLTERISETVPIGRAIDNTQLYVLDSNGNPVSIGVTGELYIGGAGLARGYLNRPDLTAEKFISHQLNHRLYKTGDLVRYLPDGTLEFLGRVDQQVKLHGFRIELGEIEATLLHHPDVKESVVLLREDDPKNLVLTAYVVPKSTISIPVLELRQFLKQKLPEYMIPATFVELKALPLTINGKVDRHALPTPEKSRSTQSYVAPRNSVEATIAAIWSEILGLETIGIYDNFFELGGHSLLATQVLARLRQTFQVELPLRQLFEAHTVAEVAEQIEAILLAEIEGLTETEAQELVQKVR; the protein is encoded by the coding sequence ATGCAAGACCCAATTATTACAGGATATAAGTTGTCTCCTCAACAACAGCGATTATGGGCGCTACAGGCATCTGGCGATCGCTACGTTGCTCAATGTGTGATTCGGTTGAGGGAGATTGATGTCGATCGCCTACACACCGCTCTTCAAGCTGTTATGAATCGCCATGACAGTTTACGAACTACGTTTGGTCGTCGGGCTGGGATGAAACAACCGTTGCAAGTTATTCATCCTGTCGCTTCAGTTATCTGGCGACATCTCGATCTAAGCGGTGAAGATTCTAAAACCCAAGCCTCTCAAATCGAACAGTTCATTACAGCAGAGCAAGGCGAGTTTGATAGTCTAGAGCAATTACCATTATTGCGATCGCTCTTACTCGCACTGTCATCTCAGGAATTCTTGTTAGTTCTGACATTGCCTGCGCTCTGTGCAGATACAAAAAGTCTGCGAAATTTGCTGAAGGATTTATTTCAAGCTTACACGCACAACTCAACTGACCAAATTTCACCAGAGGAAGTGGTGCAGTATGTACAGTTTTCGGAGTGGCAGAATGAACTCCTACAAGAGAACACTACTGCGGAATCTTACTGGCAACGGGACTCATCAACTTCAATGCAGTTGCCGTTTGGATTAATAACACCTAGAATAACTTCCTTTGAGCCACAGGTTCATTCTGTTCCTATCTCGCCTGCGATTAATGCTCAACTTCACGCGACAGCAGAGCGATATGATGTGTCGATCGCTCTCTTTCTACTAGCGTGCTGGCAGGTGTTGATCAGGCGACTTACTGGACAAACAGAGATCACGACAGGAGTTGTTTGGAGCTATCAACAGTACGAAGAGTTAGAGACTGTTGTTGGCTTATTGAGCCAGTCTTTACCATTAAAGAGTTGTTTAACAGAAGAAATGTTATTCAGCGAAGTGTTGCGTCAGATTCATCAAACCTGGCAGGAAATGGAGGAGTGGCAAGATGATTTCCCTGGACTGAAAGATCAAGAATTTTTTCCCTTAAGCTTTGAGTTTTTTGAACAGTTGCCACAATCCACGCCAGAACTATTCTGGAAAATTGACCGACAGCAGGTTTATAGCGATCGCTTCGATCTGAAACTCAACAGCTTTACGCAATCAGGTCATCTAACTATCGAGTTGCAGTACAATTCCAATTTGTTTTCTACTCAAGCGATCGCGTGTCTCGCATCTCAGCTACAGACTTTACTTAACAGTGCCAGTCAACCAGAATGTCCGATCGCTCAACTTAATCTTCTGAGCGCGGAAGACCGTAATCAACTGCTAGTTCAATGGAACAACACAGCAGTTGATCATCCGTTGAACGAGTGTTTGCCTCAGGAATTTGAACAGCAAGTTAAACGAACTCCCGATGCCATTGCTTTGGTATTTGAGAACCATTCGATCACTTATCGAGAATTAAACAATCAAGCTAACCAACTAGCTCATTACTTGCAACAATGCGGGGCTGTGCCAGATGTTCCAATTGCCATCCATCTGGAGCGATCGCTGGATCTAATTATTGCAATCTTGGGAGTCATGAAAGCGGGAAGTGCTTACTTGCCGCTAGATCCAGCACTGCCAACCGATGGCTTAGAGTTTCGCTTGCAGGATGCTCAGGTGTCGCTCGTCATCACTCAGAGATCGCTATTGAACCGCCTGCCTGAATCGCTGTCTCAGGTGATTTGCTTGGATCACGATCGAGCAGCGATCGCTCAATCCAGTTCTGAGAATTCCAACCTTGCGATTGTTCCGACAAACATTGCTTACATCATTTACACCTCTGGTTCAACTGGGCAACCCAAGGGGGTGGCGATCGAACATCGGCAGATTCTCAACTACCTGCACAGCATTTCAGCACGATTGGATTTTCCATCGAACGCCAGCTATGCGATCGCGTCCACGCTGGCAGCCGACCTCAGTTACACGATGCTGTTTCCCTGTCTTTGTAGCGGCGGCTGTTTACATATAATTGCGGCTGAGCGCACCTGTGATGCCCAAGCGCTGGTTGAATATTTTAGCCAGCACCCGATCGACTGTCTCAAAATTGTTCCCTCCCATCTACAAGCCTTACTCGATTGTCCAGATTCAAGCAAAATTTTGCCCCGACAGCGATTAATTTTGGGCGGAGAAGTTTGCCGTTGGAGCTTAATTGAGCAGATTCAGCAACAGATGCCTACCTGTGAAATTTTTAATCATTATGGACCGACAGAAACAACAGTAGGGGCACTCACTCACGCGGTTAAACCAGAGTCTTTAACCGAGCGCATCTCTGAAACAGTACCGATCGGACGAGCGATCGACAACACGCAACTTTATGTTCTAGATAGTAACGGAAATCCTGTGTCGATCGGAGTCACAGGTGAACTTTATATCGGGGGTGCAGGACTGGCGCGAGGGTATTTGAATCGTCCTGATCTAACGGCTGAAAAGTTCATTTCTCATCAGCTTAATCATCGACTCTACAAAACTGGAGATTTAGTTCGATACTTACCTGATGGCACCCTGGAATTTTTGGGGCGAGTTGACCAACAAGTGAAGCTACACGGATTTCGGATTGAGTTGGGAGAAATTGAAGCGACATTGTTGCACCATCCAGATGTGAAAGAATCCGTCGTGCTGTTGAGGGAAGATGATCCCAAAAATCTGGTGCTGACAGCTTACGTGGTACCGAAATCTACCATCTCGATTCCTGTGTTAGAACTCCGTCAATTCTTGAAGCAGAAGCTCCCGGAATATATGATTCCTGCTACCTTTGTGGAGTTGAAAGCACTGCCACTAACTATTAACGGCAAAGTCGATCGTCACGCGCTACCTACACCCGAAAAATCCAGATCTACTCAATCCTATGTTGCGCCTCGTAATTCGGTTGAAGCGACGATCGCCGCCATCTGGTCAGAAATCCTGGGACTGGAAACGATTGGCATCTACGACAATTTCTTTGAGCTAGGTGGACATTCCCTATTGGCAACTCAAGTACTGGCTCGATTACGCCAGACCTTTCAGGTGGAACTCCCATTGAGGCAACTATTCGAGGCGCACACGGTTGCAGAGGTTGCTGAACAAATCGAGGCAATCCTGCTGGCGGAGATTGAAGGACTAACCGAAACAGAAGCGCAAGAACTTGTCCAAAAGGTGAGGTAG